From a region of the Mus pahari unplaced genomic scaffold, PAHARI_EIJ_v1.1 scaffold_6284_1, whole genome shotgun sequence genome:
- the LOC110314843 gene encoding alpha-defensin 10-like isoform X2, with translation MKTLVLLSVLVLLTFQVQADPIQNTDEETKAEEQPGEEDQAVSVSFGNPEGSSLQEECEDLVCYCRQRGCKGRERMNGTCRKGHLLYTLCCR, from the exons ATGAAGACACTtgtcctcctctctgtccttgtCCTGCTGACCTTCCAGGTCCAGGCTGATCCTATCCAAAACACAGATGAAGAGACTAAAGCTGAGGAGCAGCCAGGGGAAGAGGACCaggctgtgtctgtctcctttggAAACCCTGAAGGCTCTTCTCTTCAAGAAGAATGTGA AGATCTGGTATGCTATTGTAGACAAAGAGGCTGCAAAGGAAGAGAACGCATGAATGGGACCTGCAGAAAGGGTCATTTATTGTACACGCTCTGCTGCCGCTGA
- the LOC110314843 gene encoding alpha-defensin 10-like isoform X1, which produces MKTLVLLSVLVLLTFQVQADPIQNTDEETKAEEQPGEEDQAVSVSFGNPEGSSLQEESLRDLVCYCRQRGCKGRERMNGTCRKGHLLYTLCCR; this is translated from the exons ATGAAGACACTtgtcctcctctctgtccttgtCCTGCTGACCTTCCAGGTCCAGGCTGATCCTATCCAAAACACAGATGAAGAGACTAAAGCTGAGGAGCAGCCAGGGGAAGAGGACCaggctgtgtctgtctcctttggAAACCCTGAAGGCTCTTCTCTTCAAGAAGAAT CATTGAGAGATCTGGTATGCTATTGTAGACAAAGAGGCTGCAAAGGAAGAGAACGCATGAATGGGACCTGCAGAAAGGGTCATTTATTGTACACGCTCTGCTGCCGCTGA